ACGTTTTACTTTCTCCAATAAAACAATTCGTTTTGCTAGGGCAATGGGGAAGACCATATATTACTACTGGGGCATTTTTGGGCGTAACTACTGGAGTTTTTGGTTCGGTACTTGATTCAGTTGGAGATTACTACGCATGTGCAAGGATATCCTCAGCACCAAAGCCTCCTAATCATGCTGTAAACAGGGGTATATTGATAGAAGGTATCGCCTGTATGTTTGCTGGTGCATGTGGCACTGGCATCGGAGTGGCTTCTTACAGCGAATGCGTTGGGAACATTGGACTTACCAAGGTTGGTACATTTTAAACATACCTGAACAAACATAGGAAATATAAGTCAACTTCGATATCATTACAAGCTTATCAAACACTGTCATAACGACCGTTCAATTGATAATCATGAATATAGTGTAATTTTCACACTCCTAGCTTCCTGCCCTGTTGTTTAAATTCAGACTTTATATCCGTCTGGTATTTACCAATTGATGTTCCTCTCTGATTGTAGGAGGGGGGGTTCAGAGGATTCAAAGTGAACCGCAGATAGAATACTTACCATGTATGACCCCCAGAAgtactccaactttggaggtgacgcgtatgtagggctgttaagacccctttttcagcatcgctgtcacccaaagaccccatatttttttacgaacacatgctctgtcacccgaagaccccttatttttccatttcatctgtcacccaaagacccttataagttcaatttgaacagcaactttcatttatcactgattttgttacttattttgaaaaaacaatgaaatttgaagccatttcgaactagaaattcgattttcgagattTTTGTGGcgttgtttcggctctcacccaaaaatttcaattaaaaaaaagtcatgttctcacccaatgaccccatattttttacattttgctctcaccgaatgctaaaaatcatgctctcacccaatgaccccatattttttacattttgctctcaccgaatgccccttagtgcgaaagtgccagccctacacctatatccatttcatattgaagtgccccctggGGTATGACCATTAAGGGACTGGGAGAAGTGTTCCACAAGGTTCTATTGTCGGTCCCAAGGGTAAAAGTAAGCAGTAGCTAGGACATGGCAGAATGGCTTACTGGTCTTATAAACCAGTAGTAAAGCAGGAAACACGCTTGTCACGAAGTGGCTCCAGGTCAGAAATTTACAAGAGACAAAAATGATGACAACCTGtttaattttatatataattttgtaGGGGATAACAAGTACGGTACGGTTTTATAGGTCCCATAGGCTTAGGAAACGGGGGCTTGCGGGGGCTCAGCTCTCTCAATAATTTTGGTCTGAGGAATCAGCCACCCCAATAATTCCAGAGTAAAAAAATATGACCAGATACcggggaaaatgggtgtttttgacctattttcGCCAAATTTCCTGACACCGAGGTGAGAACACCCCCAGGATGggtcaccaatttttttttttttcagccccTCTTAGCCCCCCACcaccatgttgaaaatcttcccaaGCCAATGGTTCCTATTCATTTTAATGCCACATCTTATATAGATGAAACAAAAGTAGTTGTAAGTGGCTTCTGGTCGACCTAAAGTGGCTCCTTGTTCATCCAAAATTTACATGGGCCAAGAGCCACTTTTTGTGGCTCCTGGCTTAAACTTCCGCATTTTCACAACCATGTTCACCAATTGGTCTACACGGTCTGTAGACACCAATCGAACAATTTGCTTTCAGGTTGGTAGCCGGACTGTCGCGCAAGTGACCGGCGTGCTTATGATATTCTTGGCATTCTTCGCTAAGGTTGGGGCTCTATTTGCTACCATGCCATACCCCATCGTTGGTGGCGCTCTTCTTATCGGTGGAGGTATGTTCATCATCTCACCTTTGgacacttaaaggggcattttgtgatccacagcctcatccccccacttttcccaaaaagttgagatttttacaccactggatacctctggctacataatgtttatgtaccaaatatttcttgcagattaattcgtttagcaaaaatatcgttaaatttgaatttcgttctggtgcaccagaacgaaattacaacacattgtctatggagcagtgtaatacacataatcatgcataactcgctaacgcaaaatcggaatcaactgaaattttggaaataagcttttttcgtggatatctactgaaaaatgtcataaaaagaggatgctaggatcacgaaatcctcctttaataatgGACAAATCTCAGCTAGTTCAGAGTTTCTACATTACTTTTGGCTCATGTGCCACCAAGATCGCACGTGATAAACAACAGAAGACACATTTCATTTGGACACTGGAACATAGTCACATTAGAGTCAATCATGGAGAGATATCAATGCCCAGTAATCATTGCTATTGTAATCATGATTGATGTTTTCTAAGCCAAAACTATTTGTCGACTTTAAATAGTTATTCCATCATTCACCAACAATAATATCTAGGTTTTTCGGCAACATTGGGCAATGCAAGGTCGGTCAAGAAAtgtattaaaaattatttatttatttttcagccATGGTACTTGCAGTTGGTTTATCCAATCTACAATTCATCGATCTAAATAGCACTCGTAATTTGCTGGTGGTTGGCTTTTCACTCAGCGGTGGTTTTGGTCTTCCACTGTGGTTGTCGAATCACCCTAACGCGATTCAAACAGGTTATTATACCTTTAAGGTAAAAAGGTAAAACAATCATTAGGACATCACCAACAAATCTGGACATAATTATTGCTTGCTGCATGCTTGTTTGAAGATTTGGGAAATGTGCAGAGCGTATTGGACCTTCAAACTGCAAATAATGATTATGACAATAATCATACTTAtgtgatgataatgaagatgaattattgttgatgacgatgataatgccTAAGTATACCCATAATTTGGATTGCTGGATATATGGAGGACCCGTATGATAAGCATTGGGTAAAATAAAATTACAgtaagacaacaaaatataatcgCCATTATAAATAACCAAACTTCATTGTTCATATCATATAGGTTCATCAGAATTAGACACCATCCTGGCAATTCTTTTAACAAATGATGTTTTCGTTGGAGGAATGATAGGTTTCTTTTTGGACAATACTATTCCTGGTAAGTACAACAGAGAAACCGTCTAAGGTTTTTTGCTCTTCTAACTAAGTGCAAATAAGGGCGAAGCGAACTTATTAGAAGTATATGCGTACAACCAAATTTACCTGTGGGTGAACTGAACCATGCTTCTCTCTTCAGTTTTACTTTTACGAGATTTTACACTTAAATTTATCTTTCATATCATTCCACGTAATTAAAATCTTGACGGCAATAACTATGATATTTAACAATGATTTAAATTCCGGTTTTTATGGTAGACTCAATTTTCATAATCCTGTATATGCCCTCACCACAACAGCATGATTGTTATTTATCAAGATAACttttaacaatattattttattgaaaattacatgtatgttgcatgccttgccgtctagattttaaaggcgagtggttaatcactcgctagcatgatgctaggcgagtggtcgaattttcacaaatatcacttatttgggtataatcaagtaaagctttggtcttaaaatggtatctatgtgtttatgttgaaatgcgcgctaAGCGCGCTAAATTTTTTGACTTTCTCCGCTTGGAGGGggcacaaaatcgattaaatgctgaattggttgatttgatgatagattttgggagattcgcggCGATTGATATTaaatgtctatggcgagtggaaaatcgctcgctagaaatcgagtttgggcgagcggtggcgagcgagccggatcgctcgcctcaaacggcaaggcctgatcGGTTGGCAATTTTGAAGTAACGTATGCTATGTTACTTTCAGGTACCTTAGAGGAGCGTGGCATGATGAAATGGTTAGAAGCAGCTGATGAAAATGACCCGACTCTAAGCTCTATAAAAGGTTACGATCTTCCATTTGGTATGAACTACATAAGACGATCAAAACTTTGGAGACATTTACCCTTTAGTCCAACATTCCAAGGATATCCATGGGAAAAGGATTCAGTGATCAAATCCACAGGTAAAAATAATGGTGCATGAAATTGCCCTCTGTAACACTGGAAACAAAAGCGAACTCAGGGAAACTTTCAAGGGAGTTTCCAAGTTTGGTTTGAAAAACTCGTGGAATGAACCAAATTAGGAAAGATTAATGACCATAAAACATATATATTAAACATTCCACATCTTATGCAAAATATGgtgattttgtacaattttaagaAATAAAGCAAGTTACAACTAGAGTCTAAGGGTCTAATGGTTACAGATGCATCATCTGACAGTCTAGACCGACTGTCCCTCTTACACACCCTATCATCTGAAAGATAATGATTTATATCCAGTGGCTTAGGAAGGTTTTGAACATTGGGGTGGTGTTGAGCTGACAAAATGAACATATGTTGATGACCCATTCTGGGGGTTCCCCCTCTGTGTCAGAAAGTTTAAAACAATGTCAAAACACCCATTTTTCCTGGTTTATGTTGACATTTTTTCACTTAACCTGGAATAATTCGGGGACTGAAAGGCCCTCAGCTCCCCAGTTCGTAAGCATGTGATATCAATCATGAACTATGAACAGAAGAATAAATGCTCTTTACCTTTGTTTTGTAGAAGTTCAACATTCTGATTTCCAATGTGACGGACACAAGGAGTGTAACGATCAATCAATGTAACTTGCCATGAACATGACGGAGACTCAATATTGTGGCATGTAGGCTTGTAATGTGTGAATTACATCATTTCGTTGGTCGCAACAAGTAGGACAGATACAACATACGTTTCTGATAAATGCACGTTTGTAAGGATGTGCTAACAATAAACGAGTCCGTATCCTACCACTATTATCTCTTGGCGGAGCGACTCCATTTTTTACAGACTGAAACACAAGATAAAGTTCAAATAAAAGGTTACTGCCAGTAAAAATAAGCAGACAATTTTACACAGGTTAGATGTCATGTACGTGGTTGATATTTCTGTGGTCGTAAGTTGTTGTTAGTGCTCCTAAGCTCAATATGTAACattttgatatgatcatttataATTTGTTACAAGTCGTAAATTACTCAAGACCAAAAAGACCTTTCACCAAATTTAcaagttaacaaaatctgaattgtttgtataagttaacgaaatctgaatctttaatgaaaagtataatacatgtatgatTGATAATGAtttgcacataaacataaatACATGAATACACTTGTAATCACATAAATTACTAGTTATCCGacagtcttcttcttgttgatcACAAAGTTCTGATATATAATCCTGATTCAAACTTGTCcggcgaagatcactgttcagcaaagtccactgtagacttttatttatttatccttcgtaaataaaatcctcgcacaggtGACAATTTTGAAGCAATCGGGAGTGATGTCGCTCTGACTGCAGTCGGATGGCCAGTAACAGGCCCTACTGGTAGTTCAAGTCTCATTCAGCAATCAATCgataactcaaaatctgacctctTTGTGGGGTGGTTCTTGGTTGTGACTTCAAGGTTCATCTTCTTGGCTGATCAGAAGacctgtgttttatataggcctactgtatacATTGCCTACTTCGTCGCAGTTATGTGAAGCCAATGTGGGGACAGGGGGGACATTCATGTGACTTCCATAGGGCCTGGGCACTCCCTTTTAGAGGgttgtttttattataaattgtttatttgttttctaTTGACTGTTCAGTCTTTATCGTCGACATAAGTTCAATAGTTCAATTATTTACTCGAATCAAATAAATCTGGTAAATGTCCCAGGTCGCTCGTTGGAATTAAAGGCCATACGGTCATTTGAAGGAATTTGATATCGGTCAAGTTTAATTCAGTTCAAAAACACCATTGCTAAAGTTTACGGTATTTACACAGGTATGATTCTGTCGGATTTCCTTTGTCATTCATGTTGTGGACTGATATACCTTCGGTTGCCCTGAGACTAATGGCTTGAAGTTCAatgtatgtttgaaaaaaaaaacggtcCTCCGTCCAGAAAATTAAAATATTACCTTTGTAGATTAGGAAAGACTATCAAAATCCTCCGATTGACCTTAAACAAAGgcgctataaacatgataaaagctaCTCTTGACCTGTTACCTGATACCAAATATACCAAATACCAATGTATTTTTACCAgaatcatgaacatgatgaaaacaCGTATTTTATAAGCCGGAAAAATTAAGCTATTTATCAAGCTCTAAATAATGGCGCAAGTGCCCGCGGAGactgatatatttttgaaacagCAACATGCTACGAGTGTCGATGCGAAGGATCATGCAAGTGAACATGTTGAGGAAGCATCTTGTACACATGAGTGGGAAGAATCACCTGTTGAATATACACGTCAAGTAGTCTATGGGCTGGAAGATGTGCCGCCATGGTATGCAACCATTGCGTTTGGATTCCAGGTATTACTCTTCTTCCTCCATTCTCTCTCTTCTTTATCCCCGGCTTGATCCCTTGAGTACAAATACTAACATTTCTGGATAATAATGGACCATTGATTTAAAAGTACCTGAACGCTCTTATTGCAGGCAAATCCGACTTGAAGTCTTTGGTATCGGGACCCTTGACATTTGCTTTTATTTATACACCTGTGCAGTGCCGTCGCTAGCCGGGGGGtgcgaaaaaaattgggtcaacctttcgGGTTGTTGAGGAACGGGCGGCAAAAttgatttccgtcggcaaaacatgctctacaccccccccccccaatcatattggtctagcgacgcccctgcacCTGTGAACGTTTTAATTCAATCTATATATAATTATGGTAAATACTGGCCCCTTCTTAAAAGAACAAAGCAAGAGTTGATTTTCAGCTTTCTGGACTTTTTTCGATGACGTTTTTTCCTATCTTTTACAGCAATTTCTGGCGAGTTTTGGAGGTATCATTTCAACTCAAATAATACTTGGTATCAAGATGTGTATGTCGTTTGATACGGTGCTTATGGGACGTTTAATAAGTACAGGATTTCTTATCTGTGGCATTGGAACATTTCTTCAATCTACATTTGGATGTAGGTAAGAACAGAATCGAAATTAAAGACTGCGCTGCCGTGATTTATTACATAGTGTAAAGGTGCAGTTTTACAAAGTCTTGTAGATATATTCTAGAACATGCTATTAAAGACGTTTTCAAAATGTGGAGGTCAATTAAGTCGCCAGAGAAATCAAGCTATTTTAAGTAAAAGTTGAAATGAGAAGAAGAATCTGGCAAATGATGCGTTTGTGGATAGTCAACCAGTATTTTAATACGCCGGAAGTATGATCAGATTTATTTTTCTGGTGATgagatcccggggggggggggatactcagtacaaatgaccatacggggacgtgccgcaaacatgggtagcattttcagccttctggtatatcaatgacccctttttcaaagcctattttggtatatgaatgggtcctttttcaaaattttctcaatttttcggaaaacagcccaatttttccttaatctagccaaaattttcaaaattttcccaaaattttgggaaaatttgtaaaaactaagacaattttgggtaaattcggccgaaaatgttgacttttggtatatcaatgggtccaaatttcttgacaaattggtatatttatgggtctacttccaaaatctcagcggcacgtccctaccaaaaccaaacttgagtaccccccctggGGATGAGATGCGTGGCTTTATTTTGGATGAGTTGAAGTTTGTCAATCTGAGGCTTCTGAGCACTAGGTAGGCCATAAAGAAGCGAGTTGCAGTTGTCGAGATGGGACGTTATCATGGACAAGTCGTTCAGTTTGAGCAAAGTATTCAAGCCAGAATACTTTGGTTTGAGTATTGTCAAGATATTTCCTTATTTGGCTGATCTTCCAGATGGCATAAGTTGCACTACGGCAAATGTTTGTAACAAGATTGTTCAGAGAGAGTTTATCGTCTACGAGGAGGGAGCTCGATGAATTATGTACCAATTGTCTGTATGGAACTTCAGCACAGTTAATGAAACGGGAAGTAACATGGATGAGTTCAGTTTTTGAATCATTGAGTTTAGCTTGTTCTGAATCATCCATGCACTGTTCAAGTCTTGAAAGCACTGGTGTATCATAATGTCTTGAAAAAAGCTCCCACTTATACCCGAATGCAGACTATTAGTTGTTTCTAAGAATAATGCTAAACAGTCCcaaacatttgcatttttctgaTACAGATTGGCAATTATTCAGGGTTCAGGAGCATTTTTCGTTGCAGTAT
The Amphiura filiformis chromosome 3, Afil_fr2py, whole genome shotgun sequence DNA segment above includes these coding regions:
- the LOC140148511 gene encoding solute carrier family 23 member 1-like — translated: MSQYLASFDIPIPAYNSQKRFYIGRAQIFQLFPIIIAIITTWIFCVILTVADVFPDDPTNPAYNARTDIKHDALVATPWFVAPYPGQWGRPYITTGAFLGVTTGVFGSVLDSVGDYYACARISSAPKPPNHAVNRGILIEGIACMFAGACGTGIGVASYSECVGNIGLTKVGSRTVAQVTGVLMIFLAFFAKVGALFATMPYPIVGGALLIGGAMVLAVGLSNLQFIDLNSTRNLLVVGFSLSGGFGLPLWLSNHPNAIQTGSSELDTILAILLTNDVFVGGMIGFFLDNTIPGTLEERGMMKWLEAADENDPTLSSIKGYDLPFGMNYIRRSKLWRHLPFSPTFQGYPWEKDSVIKSTEVQHSDFQCDGHKECNDQSM